One Pomacea canaliculata isolate SZHN2017 linkage group LG1, ASM307304v1, whole genome shotgun sequence genomic window, TAGTGTGTACTTCTGCATAGCTCAGCTTGGGTGGGGCCTCACTGAagtatttccttcttttctctcacGATTCAAGTAAAACAAAGTCCAAGATATTCGTGAACTAATCACAAACAGCAGTCAATATATGAGGAATGTGGTGAACACTGTTTATCTACCCGAGATAAGGAACTAAGCTTATTTTAAACACAGCGGACATTGTTATGTAGGACCATGCTTTAAGTTgacatttttctcacaaaatcaTGTTTCTACTCTCATCACACAGCCCACCCCCCATTATCCTCCAGGACACATTGCTGATACACAATAAAGACACGATGCCATCGTAGGACAGGCAGCAGACTACAGACACATTCCAGCCACGCAAGCTCTTGACTGCTGCCTGATTATAGGGCGGCCTGCTCACTGCTTTCAATGGCACTACTTTTTATCACTCCGCCGGCAAGGAATCGTTAACCAGCCGATCGCTTGATGCACATACGGAACTCTTCTCAAAATGTTTCATTCCAGTCACGCAGCTCGTAGAAAAAGTTgtcatttaataaaatgaattggACTGGAATGAAGACAGGCAGGAGACAAAGTGCACACTGCTTCTGTTACAGTCATGgagctctttctttctctttctctttctctctctcacacacagtgaTACAGATACAGGTGTTTAAATGATGTGTCCTACAGGTGAGCAGTTTCAATGTCGATAGAGGATGCCGAGCCTGTTAACATGAAAGTTAAACTGAATAAAGAATTGTCTTCTGCATGTTTCCATACTTAGATGATGTTTATTGTCCATCGAGCTTCGGCGAGAGAACGGCTGTAAGACAGAAGGCGGAGAAAGGTTGATGAGGGACTTGAACCAGCTGCCGCCAAGACCAGGGTGCAGGTCAGTATGTATTATAGAGACCACTTCACAGAGCTACATCAGACTTTGAGACAATGGTTAGCCTTATCACAGACACTTCAACATTGTAGACAGAAATGTAAAGGACGCACAGAGAGCAGACAGAAGGACAGCAGTGGCAGAAACCTTATTTGCAGGTCAGTTGTAGGCAAGCAGATCAGTTGTAGGTATTCAGGTCAGGTTTACCTGTGAACAGGTAAGTCGATTTTAAATTAAGCTTCGACTCCAGTTTGTATCAAGTTTAATCGTCAGGgtcgctctctttctctgtcttctctctctccttttcttccccTCGCCAGCCATGGAGTGTGATCAATTTATGACCCCAGCTGACTCATGCTAATATCTGATGAACTCTCAACCAGACCTCGCCGTGGTCGTCAGGTGAGACATTTACAGCAGGCGGCTGGTCACATCAAAGCAGCCGCAACGACCCCGGTGCACGCGCTGCTTCTTTGTCGGTCTTCACATTTGTCCGTCTGCTCGTTCGTCTGCAGCTACTATTCCTCTCATTCTGTTCTCATTCCTGGGGTTGTTTCTCTTCTGAAACCATGTCCAGTGTTTACCATGGCTGCAAACCGTTCCtccttgtttttaatgttttgtgaagtggtctgtgtgttgttgttgttttatgagCGATCTCTGCTATTTCAGCATTTTAATCAGCGggtatttttaatactttgttttaagatttaattattgtctttttgtgtttcattaatTACAAACATACGGATATATTCCTTAATATGCACGAGCGAGCTGTGAAGCAGACAAGAGACACACGCGAGTGACAAACATAATGACATGGAATAACAGCATTGAGAACACGAGCTGACAAACATAATGACATGGAATAACAACAGCAGGATACAATGACATGAGACTAGAGAGAAGACAACCATACAACTGTTAACAGGAAAACACTCGGGTGAGAGAATGACGACAATGAGAAAGGacggagagagaaaaagagatgttGATGTGTGACAACAGTGAGACAAGAGGCTGAAAGAATGAGAGACAACAGGGAGGACAGTTAATGCCactttgtaaaattaatttaaaaagtcctgagcttattttcttgtattaatTCGCTACGATGGGAACAGAGTTGTCTGAAACAGATTAAAAGACATGCAgcacaaaaagacaaaaggacAAAGAGAAACTGAAGATTGGGAAAGTCATGATGActagaagagagagaaacagaagagagaaCGAAAAAGAATTGGAAAGACAAGCAGAAAGAAACTAATTGGATGAACTCACCTGTTCTGCTAGGACCTCGTGTGAACACTTGACTTGTGCCAAGGAAAGCCACGTACAGACACCCGACACCCTGCTACACCCGAGCACCCGAACACCTCAGTCCACAAAGCTTACACACCTGTGTCTCAGTCTCCAGGTGACTAGgacattatttgtttgtgaaatGACCGGACAGAGGTCGCCACTGACTGGTGGGTCAGTCTACATCACCACCTCTCCACGGTCTCCACACAGGAACGGCGCGCGCTGCGTGACCCGGGTGACCGCACGATGTTCTGTAAGGGGAAGTCGGGTGGAGGTGGGCACTGCACCCTTTCATCTCGCGCCGACAGCCGCTATCAATCTCAGGTACAAATCAATGAGACACTGGACCCCTCGTCAGGGCCAAACATTTGACAGAACATTTCAACATTGTCTTGCTGCGACTATTGTACTGTCGCAAGGTATTgtagcatgatgatgatgaggaggatgaggaggaggaagaggaggaagaggagaatgaGGATGAgaagaggaggatgaggatAAGGATCTacctcagcacacacacatacgtgtgTTCCCGCGTGGATTAGGTTCACAGGTGTGATAGTGTCTAAGTAGAAAACTCCTCACCACAAACACCTGACACAAGTTTATTTCAGATCATCACAGAAATAATACAACATCTGAACAACACGATGGAAGCAGCACATAGGACGATTGTACATTCAGGCTGGCATTAAAGTCACGTGCGCACATACACAACATTCAGCACCTAACGAACACACAGAccgacacacgtacacagacacGACAGTGACGGCACGTGCGACACACGACAGGCACATCTACATACACAGGAGAGTGTTGTCTCCTGACACGAACACTGACACCATCATACTctcctaaacacacacacacacactaacgcacgcacacacacacacacacacacacacacacacacacacacacacacaccacacacacacacactaacgcacgcacgcacgcacgcacactagTTGGTGTGTACAGCCCTCAGAAAACATTCTTTGAACCGATGTTCATGTCCTGGCCAGCCAACAGTGCGATCCATCATTTCAAGCAGCGGGGCAGTGGTGCTGAAAGAGTTGCTGATGTTGCTTGACAACCACCTccacaaccacacacaacatGGCTGCCACGTGCAAACATTAAGGTCTGGGACACCTTGGACAGAGAAAGGTGTCGTCCATTCACCTGACATTTGACACAATAGCCTGATCTCTTTCAAACTTTACCTTCGCTGGATCGCTTCCACCGGGACGACAGACCGCTTACAACAACAAagtttgagtttttatttttaacagtcacacCCACGTGGAACCTGTTTCATGGCGGCTTGCGCACTCCCGGTACACAAGCAGATTGTTAGTGTAATAACTGAGATCTTGTGTGGTgctgtgagagacagagagacatcGTCGACAGGAAGCGAACCTGCAGGGGTCAGCACCGAAGCCAGAGAGCAAGCAGCGCCGCGCCAGTGATGAGGGTCGGGTGCAGCGGGTGGCGGGTGCAGGCTGCGTGCGGCGCGTTGCAGTGGTCAGTGAAGCAGATCTCAGCGCACACACGGTTGCCCTCCAGGTCCCGGTAACACCCGCTCTCCTGTGTCGTAGAGCATGACCGCCGGAAGTCGATTAGTTCCCctgaaaaatgacaagaaagtgTTAGCATGCGGGAAGGAAGGACGCTGGGGTTTGACGAGGGTTTGACGAGGGTTACTTAGGGTTAATATCAGGGTAACGAGGGTTACTTAGGGTTAATATCAGGGTAACGAGGGTTACTTAGGGTTAATATCAGGGTAACCAGGGTTACTTAGGATCAATATCAGGGTTAGGATTTAAGGCTAAGCAGCATTTAAAGACGAAATGAAGGTGTGCGCAAGGTGTCGTTCAAtccgtgtgtgtgagtggagcAAGGACAGATCAGTAGCCGTtgttaatctttcttttgtgtttgcttcATCATCATGAGAACGTACAGACAAAATAAGTAAggatgaataaacaaacaaacgaatgaaCTTAATCATACCTGCATCCACTTACCTGTGCTGTTTCTAAAGATGCGAATGATGGCACAGGTCTCCAGGATACCGTTGCCAGGGTCAAAGCAGGGTTCGGCAGCAGGAGGCTGTTCCTCACATCGTGAATAGTCCGCCAGGTGGCACTGAGAGCAGAAGATGCCTCCTGTCAGAGGACACAGTCCTGTCATCATTGCAGTGTCACATGTGTTATTATTGCCGTTACACGTGTAAATAAGATTGTAGGTATGAGGACACAGACCTCACACACAGCAAGGACACATTGTGTCATCTTTGTCAGTGTTGTGTCACAGTTGTTGTGTCAGTGTTGTGTCATGTCAGGACGTCGATTAGATAGCTTTGCGATACATCTGTAGCACCTGGTGATATTGGTAGCAGTTGGTGAGTACTAGTGAAACAGAGACATCTACAGGAGGTTTGTAACACAGACACATTAGAGGCTACAAGACCACCGGAGCATCAGACGATCATCAGAGGAACTTTCAGACAGTCTACCTGTGACATTGCCTCAACAAAACATAGATCACTAGGTATTTTAGTTATGTACAGACAATTCTCATCTGGTTTGGATGTACCCGGTATGGGATAAAGTAGAAGTGCACTACAACTAAGATTTCACTGATGTCAGGATATTCATGTCAGTACACGGGTTGCCTTGTAACGATGGGGTGGGTCTTGGATCACGTGGAGAGATGGTAAATGGAAGTGTAACTCAAGTCAGGTGGTGTGACTCACTAGGCCCCAAACACCATCACCTACTACTCCGCTTCACCCCACAGGAGTCAAGTAAGGGACACATGTTGATATTTGTAGCTTCTGTTGTTCCTGTGGATCCCAACCTACCTTTGTGTGTATTGGTGTGCAGCGGTGTGTAAATAAGCATCTGCGTTATTTTGTTCgcaatattttccttttactgctttttcaaccaacaaaacaagttttaaaacgGACATAACAGGGAAAAAATCgtttaaaaggaaagaaagagaaaacaataataaaaaggacTTCAGGGGTTCTCTGACCCAAGCTTTATGTAGGAGCAGTCACAATACAGTCTCCTGACTCTCCTCAAACCGGCGTGAGCGGCATTCAGCTGGTGGGCGTGGAGGAGAGGTGTGAGGAAAACGAAACAGGGTTATGCGCATGACTGACGACGTGAGTcaagctcagaaaaaaaaaatcctcattaACAGCCCTCGCACGCCTGCCCTGAAAGGTCGTAGGTCACTGGAAACGTGACCCCGCAAGTAGCGGCGCATACGTCGCCAGAAGTCTGACGAGATCGATGAGTGCC contains:
- the LOC112568820 gene encoding uncharacterized protein LOC112568820 isoform X2 yields the protein MCLCYKPPVDVSVSLVLTNCYQYHQCHLADYSRCEEQPPAAEPCFDPGNGILETCAIIRIFRNSTGELIDFRRSCSTTQESGCYRDLEGNRVCAEICFTDHCNAPHAACTRHPLHPTLITGAALLALWLRC
- the LOC112568820 gene encoding uncharacterized protein LOC112568820 isoform X3 produces the protein MSQCHLADYSRCEEQPPAAEPCFDPGNGILETCAIIRIFRNSTGELIDFRRSCSTTQESGCYRDLEGNRVCAEICFTDHCNAPHAACTRHPLHPTLITGAALLALWLRC
- the LOC112568820 gene encoding uncharacterized protein LOC112568820 isoform X1 yields the protein MKFQLWNSIFVVFFFFRQFCHGGIFCSQCHLADYSRCEEQPPAAEPCFDPGNGILETCAIIRIFRNSTGELIDFRRSCSTTQESGCYRDLEGNRVCAEICFTDHCNAPHAACTRHPLHPTLITGAALLALWLRC